Proteins from one Telopea speciosissima isolate NSW1024214 ecotype Mountain lineage chromosome 1, Tspe_v1, whole genome shotgun sequence genomic window:
- the LOC122666264 gene encoding 60S ribosomal protein L35a-1-like — protein MVKGRQGERVRLYVRGTVLGYKRAKSNQYPNTSLIQIEGVNTKEEVAWYCGKKMAYIYKAKVKKNGSHYRCIWGKVSRPHGNSGIVRAKFKSNLPPKSMGSRVRVFMYPSNI, from the exons ATGGTAAAGGGGCGCCAAGGAGAACGTGTTAG ATTATATGTGAGGGGAACTGTCCTTGGTTATAAGAG GGCAAAATCCAACCAATACCCGAACACTTCTTTGATTCAAATCGAAGGTGTGAACACAAAGGAGGAGGTCGCATGGTACTGCGGCAAGAAAATGGCCTACATTTACAAGGCTAAGGTGAAGAAGAACGGATCTCATTACCGATGCATTTGGGGAAAAGTCTCCAGGCCGCACGGTAACAGCGGAATCGTCCGGGCTAAGTTTAAATCCAACTTGCCCCCCAAGTCCATG ggttctagggttagggttttcatgTACCCGAGCAATATATAA